DNA sequence from the uncultured Ilyobacter sp. genome:
CTCAGAGGAGTTTGTAAAAACAGTCACTGGAGATATACTTCACGAAACGGTATTTGTATTCTCTCCTAAGGGAGATGTAGTGGAATTAGCCTATGGAGCTACCCCTCTAGATTTTGCATTTCATATTCATACAGAGATAGGTCTAAAATGTGTAGGTGCAAAAATAAATGATAGAATAGTTCCTATAGACTATAAGCTTCAAAATGGTGATAAAGTAGAGGTCATAACTTCGAGAAATGCAAAGGGCCCTGGTAATGATTGGTTGGATATCGTTGTTACCCAAAGTGCCAAGAGCAAGATAAGAAAATGGATTAAAGATAAAAAGTTTGATGAAAATGTAAAACTTGGAAAAGAGATTATGGAGAAAGAGCTTTCTAAGTTTGGAGTCTCTATAAAGGACTTTGAAGCTAGTGAAATAACATTGAAATATATTGAAAAACAGAATATGCAATCTAAAGAGGATCTTTATTTCAGACTTTCACAGAATAGAATAAAGGCTGAGGCTCTGGCAGGAAGATTTAAGCCTGAAGTTGTTAAAGAACTGAATTTCGATGATATAGGAGAGAGAAAAAAGCCCAAAAGCAGAAAGAAAAATGACTATGGTGTTGTCATAGATGGACTTGATAATACTCTTATAAGATTTGCAAAATGTTGTACCCCTCTCCCTGGAGACGATATAGGGGGTTATATAACCAAGGGAGCCGGTATAGCGGTCCATAGAAAAGACTGTAAAAATTATCAGGGAATGATAAAAAGCGACCCTCCTAGAGAGATAGATGTAAAATGGGATGAAGATGTTTTTGCAAAAAAACTTAATAAATATCAATTTAACTTTAATGTTTTCGTTGTGGAAAGGCCTAATATGCTTATGGATATAGCAACTATAATAGCCAACCACAAGATAAATGTTATCGGTGTAAACTCTAACCTCATAGTCAAGGGTCTAGAAAGATATATGAATTTAAAATTTACTATAGAAATCTCTGAAAAAGAAGAATATGAAAAACTCTTGAAACATCTTTCTGGGATAAAAGATATAATAGAGATACAGAGATAAGGAGGAAAAATGTCAAATAAACTGCCTGTAACTTATAAACTCTACTCTAAAGACGGCAAGGCTAGAATTGGAAAAATAACTACACCTCACGGTGAAGTGGAAACACCTGTATTTATGCCTGTGGGGACTCAAGCAACTGTAAAAACAATGACACCTGAGGAGCTAGAAGCCATAGGTTCTGAAATAATATTGGGAAACACCTATCATCTTTTTTTGAGGCCTGGAGATGAGTTAGTCGCAAAATTTGGCGGACTGCATAAATTTATGAATTGGAAAAAACCAATACTCACAGACAGTGGTGGGTTTCAGGTATTTAGCCTAGGGGCAATTAGAAAAATAAAGGAAGAGGGAGTGGAGTTCAGGTCTCATATAGACGGATCAAAGCAATTTATTTCTCCTGAAAAATCTATACATATTCAAAACAACCTGGGATCAGATATAGTCATGTTATTTGATGAGTGCCCTCCTGGTATGTCTACTGAGGAGTATCTTATTCCGTCTATAGAGAGGACTACAAGGTGGGCTAAGAGGTGTATAGAGGCTCACAAAAGACCTGATGAACAAGGATTGTTTGCAATTGTCCAGGGTGGAATTTATGAAGAGCTTAGGGACAAGAGTAGAGAAGAGCTTATGGAGATGGATGAGCATTTTTCAGGTTATGCTATAGGGGGACTAGCTGTAGGTGAACCTAGAGAGGATATGTACAGGATATTAGACTATATAGTGGACAAACTTCCTGAGAATAAACCGAGATATCTCATGGGAGTGGGGGAGCCTGTAGACATGCTAGAGGCAGTGGAAGCTGGTGTAGATATGATGGACTGTGTGCAGCCTACAAGAATAGGTAGGCACGGGACGGTGTTTACTAAATACGGAAGGCTTGTAATAAAAAATGCATGCTATTCTGAGGATCCTAGGCCTTTAGACGATGGATGTGATTGTTATGTATGTAGAAATTACACTAGAGGATATATAAGACATCTTTTTAAATCTCAGGAGATTCTTGGGGCTAGGCTGGCAACTTACCATAATCTTTATTTTTTGATAAAAATGATGAAGGATGCCAGAGAAGCAATAAAAGATGGAAGATTTAAAGAATATAAAGATGAGTTTTTGAATAATTACTCCCAAAGAGGAGAGAGTGACTGGATAAAGGCACAAAAGATAGAGGAAGTATAATTTTTATAATGGAATATTTAAAGTATAGAGGGAGCCGCAATTTGCAGCTCCCTCTTAAAATTATTTTTTTCTTGAAAAATATTTTGTGTGTAGCAGTTCATGAGCTTTTTCACCCATAGGTTCCCCAAGAAATTTTTCATATAATTCTTTTATATAAGGATTTTCGTGAGATTTTCGTATTTTTTTGCCGCTGTCTATTGCCTGTATTCCAATGAATCTCTTCTTGATTACGTTAAATTTACCGTGATGATAAGGCTGGCCTCCACCCCCTATACATCCTCCCTTGCAGGCCATAATCTCTATGGCGTGCAAAACTTCCTCTTTATTTTTTACTTTTTCTAGAAGTTCTCTAGCAGCTCCTAGTCCATGGGCAATTCCTATTCTTAAAGGGGCACCGTCTATCTGAAGCTCTGGTACTTCTGCGACTCTGGATCCTTCGAGTCCTCTTAGCTGTTTAAAATCGACATTTTTTAGCTCCTCACCTGTTATCCATTCATAAGCTGTTCTTGTGGCAGCCTCTATAACTCCGCCGGTTCTTCCAAAAATATTCGCAGCTCCACTGGACATCCCAAAGGGCTTGTCAAATTCTTCATCTTGAAGCATATTAAAACTTATTCCACTTTGATTTATAAGACTTGCCAGTTCCCTTGTTGAGATCGATATATCTGTGTCAGGATTTCCATCTTTCGAAAACTCCTCCCTAGAAGCCTCATATTTTTTTGCAAGGCAGGGCATTACAGAAACCACAATCAAATCTTCCCGCTTTATTCCCATCTCCTTTGCCCAAAATTCTTTGGCTATGGCACTAAACATCTGCTGAGGAGATTTTGCAGTGGAGGGAATATCTAGCATATCGGGAAAATTATGTTCGATAAATTTTACCCAGGCAGGACAGCAGGATGTCAGAATGGGAAGTTTTACCTCTTTATCTCCTGCCAGATATCTTTCTACTCTGGATTTTAGCTCAGATGCTTCTTCCATAATTGTAAGGTCAGCTGCAAAATTTGTATCAAAGACATAGTCAAACCCTATTCTCCGAAGGGCTGTAACCATCTTTCCACTGACATCAGTACCAGGTTCATGTCCAAATTCTTCTCCGAGAGCCACCCTTACAGCAGGAGCCACCTGTACAATTACGGTTTTAGAAGGGTTCGCAAGCATATCTACTACTTCCCATGTATAGTCTTTTTCATGGAGGGCACCTACTGGACATACTGCCACACATTGACCACAGAAGGTACATGCAGTATCTTCTAGATCTTTTTCATGGGAAGGGGACACTACAGTTTCAAATCCTCTATTTACCGCTGATAAAATGTTGCATGTCTGAATTTTATTGCACATTGTCTCACATCTTCTGCACATTATGCATTTATCCATATCCCTTATTATTGCAGGGGAAGAATCTGATCGGTAAACTGATTTTTCTCCCTCAAATCTTATGTTTTTTATCTTAAATTCATCTGCAAGGTCTTGAAGTTCACATTCTCCAGATTTTGAACATGTAAGACATTCTTTGGGATGATTAGAAAGAATAAGTTCTAGAATATTTTTTCTTATCTGTATTAGTTCCGCAGAATTGGTAATAATCTCCATTCCCTCGTAAACCTTTGTTTCACAGGCAGGATAAAGATTTTCCTGTTCATTTACCTCTACTACGCACATTCTGCATGAAGCTGGATCGTGGACATATCCTATATCTCCCATTTTAAGCTGGCATAGAGTAGGAATTCTGACCCCTATACTCTTGGCAGCTGCCAAAATAGTAGAGTGTTTTGGAGACTCGACCTCTATACCGTTTATCTTTATTTTGACCGTTTCCATAGCTAACCTCCCTATGCTTTCTTTATGGCGTTGAATCTGCACGCATTATAACAAGCACCGCATTTGATACATCTGTCCTGATAAATATAGTGCTTTTCTTTTACCCTTCCAAGGATGGCCTCAGTAGGACACACCTTTGCACAGGCAGTACATCCGATACACTTGTCTGTTATAGTAAACTGAATTAGGCTCGTGCAGACAGTAGAAGGACATTTTTTATCTTTTACATGTGCCAGATATTCATCATAAAAATTATTCAAAGTGGAAAGCACGGGATTAGGAGATGTTTTACCCAGTCCACAAAGAGATGCTCTTTTTATGGTTTTAGAGAGATCTTTCAATAGATGAAGGTCATTTACCGAGCCTTTACCCTTTGTTATTTTGTCTAGGATCTCATACAACCTTTTGTTTCCTATTCTACAAGGGGTGCATTTTCCACAGGATTCCTCTACAGTGAATCCCAGATAAAATTTTGCCACTGCAACCATACAGTCGTCTTCATCCATTACGATCATTCCACCGGAACCCATCA
Encoded proteins:
- a CDS encoding NADH-dependent [FeFe] hydrogenase, group A6; amino-acid sequence: METVKIKINGIEVESPKHSTILAAAKSIGVRIPTLCQLKMGDIGYVHDPASCRMCVVEVNEQENLYPACETKVYEGMEIITNSAELIQIRKNILELILSNHPKECLTCSKSGECELQDLADEFKIKNIRFEGEKSVYRSDSSPAIIRDMDKCIMCRRCETMCNKIQTCNILSAVNRGFETVVSPSHEKDLEDTACTFCGQCVAVCPVGALHEKDYTWEVVDMLANPSKTVIVQVAPAVRVALGEEFGHEPGTDVSGKMVTALRRIGFDYVFDTNFAADLTIMEEASELKSRVERYLAGDKEVKLPILTSCCPAWVKFIEHNFPDMLDIPSTAKSPQQMFSAIAKEFWAKEMGIKREDLIVVSVMPCLAKKYEASREEFSKDGNPDTDISISTRELASLINQSGISFNMLQDEEFDKPFGMSSGAANIFGRTGGVIEAATRTAYEWITGEELKNVDFKQLRGLEGSRVAEVPELQIDGAPLRIGIAHGLGAARELLEKVKNKEEVLHAIEIMACKGGCIGGGGQPYHHGKFNVIKKRFIGIQAIDSGKKIRKSHENPYIKELYEKFLGEPMGEKAHELLHTKYFSRKK
- the tgt gene encoding tRNA guanosine(34) transglycosylase Tgt → MSNKLPVTYKLYSKDGKARIGKITTPHGEVETPVFMPVGTQATVKTMTPEELEAIGSEIILGNTYHLFLRPGDELVAKFGGLHKFMNWKKPILTDSGGFQVFSLGAIRKIKEEGVEFRSHIDGSKQFISPEKSIHIQNNLGSDIVMLFDECPPGMSTEEYLIPSIERTTRWAKRCIEAHKRPDEQGLFAIVQGGIYEELRDKSREELMEMDEHFSGYAIGGLAVGEPREDMYRILDYIVDKLPENKPRYLMGVGEPVDMLEAVEAGVDMMDCVQPTRIGRHGTVFTKYGRLVIKNACYSEDPRPLDDGCDCYVCRNYTRGYIRHLFKSQEILGARLATYHNLYFLIKMMKDAREAIKDGRFKEYKDEFLNNYSQRGESDWIKAQKIEEV